Proteins from a genomic interval of Mycobacterium conspicuum:
- a CDS encoding TetR/AcrR family transcriptional regulator: MTAPTRTVRTERATSTREAILAAAERLYAEHGMFAVSNRQVSEAAGQGNNAAVGYHFGTKADLVLAIEQKHREPVEQLREQMVAELIANAGSDAGMRDWVGCLVRPLTEHLAALGNPTWYARFAAQAMTDPAYYNIVVKDALSSPSLVQVIDGINHCLPNLPSGVRYERNIMARNLLIHTCADLERSLAAGASLPRPSWRAAATGIIDAIVGLWLAPVTPHE; the protein is encoded by the coding sequence GTGACCGCACCTACCAGGACCGTCCGCACCGAGCGGGCCACCTCCACCAGGGAGGCGATTCTGGCGGCCGCCGAGCGGCTCTATGCCGAGCACGGCATGTTCGCGGTATCGAACCGGCAGGTCAGTGAGGCCGCCGGGCAGGGCAACAACGCCGCGGTGGGTTACCACTTCGGCACCAAGGCCGACCTGGTCCTTGCCATCGAGCAGAAGCATCGTGAGCCCGTCGAGCAGCTGCGCGAACAGATGGTGGCAGAGCTGATCGCGAACGCGGGGTCGGACGCCGGGATGCGCGACTGGGTGGGATGCCTGGTGCGCCCGCTCACCGAGCACCTGGCGGCACTGGGGAATCCCACGTGGTACGCGCGCTTCGCGGCGCAGGCGATGACCGATCCGGCCTACTACAACATCGTCGTCAAGGACGCGCTCAGCTCGCCGTCGCTGGTTCAGGTCATCGACGGCATCAACCACTGCCTGCCCAACCTGCCGAGCGGGGTCCGTTACGAGCGAAACATCATGGCCCGCAACTTGTTGATCCACACCTGCGCGGACCTCGAACGCTCGCTCGCCGCGGGCGCATCGCTGCCGCGTCCGTCCTGGCGGGCCGCCGCGACCGGAATCATCGACGCGATCGTGGGCCTGTGGTTGGCGCCCGTGACGCCACACGAGTGA
- a CDS encoding M24 family metallopeptidase, protein MTTLAHLGTKAGNGLVIPETPDLARMRAATGARLRAAMAERGVDAMVLLGNNAVVYATGASWPLGDAGLSYVERPVAVVLADDDWPHLFLPFREGASHEADLPADHLHGPVYLEFEESVADFARVLTDLIPAGSVVAVDEVTGAMSRAGKSLFPNGVPVDAGAIVGAAKSVKTPDELSCMRTAIRITDEAMVEVHKRLAPGIRQTDLSASFLRRAFELGATASMLEPIWQVMPPSRAEGVWTTHGDLALPLLSTERELAEGDVLWTDVSITYQGYCSDFGRTWIVGRDPSARQQAQFDKWFAIMSAVLDVAKAGATAADLGRAAIKANGGSKPWLPHFYLGHGIGVNAAEMPMIGTDLGQEFDENFVLESGMVLVLEPVVWEDGTGGYRSEEVLVITEEGWIRLTDYPYDPYGD, encoded by the coding sequence GTGACGACGCTGGCACACCTGGGCACCAAAGCCGGTAACGGCCTGGTGATTCCCGAAACACCCGACCTGGCCCGAATGCGGGCCGCGACCGGTGCACGGCTGCGCGCGGCGATGGCCGAACGCGGCGTCGACGCGATGGTTCTGCTGGGCAACAATGCGGTGGTCTACGCGACCGGAGCGAGTTGGCCCCTCGGCGACGCCGGGCTGTCCTACGTCGAACGCCCGGTGGCGGTGGTGCTCGCCGACGACGACTGGCCCCACCTGTTCCTGCCGTTTCGTGAAGGGGCTTCGCATGAAGCCGACCTGCCCGCGGATCACCTGCATGGGCCGGTCTATCTCGAATTCGAGGAAAGCGTAGCCGATTTCGCTCGCGTCCTAACCGATCTGATTCCAGCCGGATCGGTGGTCGCGGTGGACGAGGTGACCGGCGCCATGTCCCGCGCCGGAAAGTCGTTGTTTCCCAACGGTGTTCCCGTGGACGCCGGGGCCATCGTCGGCGCGGCCAAATCGGTCAAGACACCCGACGAATTATCCTGCATGCGCACCGCGATCCGGATCACCGACGAGGCGATGGTCGAGGTGCACAAGCGCCTGGCCCCCGGGATACGCCAGACGGATTTGTCGGCAAGCTTTTTGCGCCGAGCCTTCGAGCTGGGGGCCACCGCAAGCATGCTCGAACCGATCTGGCAGGTGATGCCGCCGAGCAGGGCCGAGGGCGTGTGGACCACGCACGGCGACCTGGCGCTGCCACTGCTCAGCACCGAGCGCGAGCTGGCCGAGGGTGACGTGTTGTGGACCGACGTCAGCATCACCTACCAGGGCTACTGCTCCGATTTCGGGCGCACCTGGATCGTCGGGCGGGACCCGTCGGCACGCCAGCAGGCGCAGTTCGACAAATGGTTCGCCATCATGTCCGCCGTCCTGGATGTCGCGAAGGCCGGGGCCACCGCGGCGGACTTGGGCAGGGCGGCGATCAAAGCCAATGGTGGTAGCAAGCCGTGGCTGCCGCACTTCTACCTGGGACACGGTATCGGTGTCAACGCCGCCGAAATGCCCATGATCGGAACCGATCTGGGGCAGGAGTTCGACGAGAATTTCGTTCTGGAATCCGGGATGGTGCTAGTTCTGGAGCCGGTGGTGTGGGAAGACGGCACCGGCGGCTACCGCAGCGAAGAGGTC
- a CDS encoding ferredoxin, which produces MKVTVDQNICASSGNCVMNAPEVFDQRDDDGVVVLLNENPPPEHAEGTRRAAAACPALAIHVEE; this is translated from the coding sequence ATGAAAGTGACTGTCGACCAGAACATCTGCGCATCGTCGGGCAACTGCGTCATGAATGCGCCCGAAGTCTTCGACCAGCGCGACGATGACGGCGTCGTCGTCCTGCTCAACGAGAACCCGCCCCCCGAGCACGCCGAGGGCACCCGCCGGGCCGCTGCGGCCTGTCCGGCACTGGCCATCCACGTCGAGGAATAG
- a CDS encoding cytochrome P450, with product MSDTLTSTAAETGAEIPEYPMARATGCPFAPPPDVMALAEERPLSRVRIWDGSTPWLITGYEECRELFSDSRVSVDDRVPGFPHWNAGMLSTVQKRPRSVFTSDGEEHTRFRRMLSKPFTFKRVEGLRPTIQQITDDHIDAMLAGPKPADIVTALALPVPSLVISQLLGVPYEDAEMFQHHANVGLARYATGEDTAKGAMSLHKYLCQLVETKMENPAEDAVSDLAERVNAGELSVKEAAQLGTGLLIAGHETTANMLGLGVLALLENPDQAAVIRDADDPKVIGNAVEELLRYLSIIQNGQRRVAVEDIHIAGELIRAGEGIIIDLAPANWDADIFSEPDRLYLHRSGADRNVAFGYGRHQCVGQQLARAEMQIVFHTLFRRIPTLALAAPIEEIPFKHDRLAYGVYELPVTW from the coding sequence ATGTCCGACACGTTGACGAGTACCGCCGCCGAAACGGGCGCAGAAATCCCCGAGTACCCGATGGCGCGAGCGACGGGCTGCCCGTTCGCCCCGCCGCCGGACGTCATGGCATTGGCCGAAGAGCGGCCGTTGTCCCGGGTGCGGATCTGGGACGGCAGCACACCGTGGCTGATCACCGGCTACGAAGAATGCCGAGAGTTGTTCTCCGACTCCCGGGTCAGCGTCGACGACCGGGTGCCCGGCTTTCCGCATTGGAACGCCGGCATGTTGTCGACCGTGCAAAAGCGCCCCCGATCCGTCTTCACCTCCGATGGTGAAGAGCACACCCGCTTCCGGAGGATGCTGTCCAAGCCATTCACGTTCAAAAGGGTTGAGGGACTGCGGCCGACGATCCAGCAGATCACCGACGACCACATCGACGCGATGCTGGCCGGCCCGAAACCGGCCGACATCGTGACCGCATTGGCGCTACCCGTTCCCTCCCTGGTGATCAGCCAACTGCTCGGGGTGCCCTATGAGGACGCCGAGATGTTTCAGCATCACGCCAACGTCGGGCTGGCCCGCTATGCCACCGGCGAGGACACCGCCAAAGGCGCGATGAGCCTGCACAAGTATCTGTGCCAGCTGGTCGAGACCAAGATGGAAAACCCTGCCGAAGACGCGGTTTCGGACCTGGCCGAGCGGGTGAACGCCGGTGAGCTCAGCGTGAAAGAGGCCGCCCAATTGGGTACCGGGCTGCTGATCGCCGGACACGAGACCACCGCGAACATGCTCGGGCTGGGTGTGCTCGCGCTGTTGGAAAACCCTGACCAGGCCGCCGTGATCCGTGACGCCGACGACCCGAAGGTCATTGGCAACGCCGTCGAGGAGTTGCTGCGTTACCTCAGCATCATCCAGAACGGCCAGCGCCGGGTCGCGGTCGAAGACATCCACATCGCAGGCGAATTGATTCGTGCCGGCGAGGGCATCATCATCGATCTCGCTCCAGCCAACTGGGACGCGGACATCTTCTCCGAGCCAGACCGGCTGTACCTGCACCGCTCGGGTGCCGATCGCAACGTCGCCTTCGGTTACGGCCGACATCAGTGCGTCGGCCAGCAACTCGCCCGCGCCGAGATGCAGATCGTCTTCCACACCCTGTTCCGCCGCATCCCCACCTTGGCGCTGGCAGCGCCGATCGAGGAGATCCCGTTCAAGCACGACCGGCTCGCCTACGGCGTCTACGAACTGCCCGTGACCTGGTAA
- a CDS encoding amidohydrolase family protein → MVFSADNHISLADDIFYDRFPDDLKEKAPRIWYEEGAYQVGRKGQSFLPGDFSAVLMQYDDLPGAASTNIEARIQELREDGVEKELAFPNAVLALFHYPDKKLRELAFRIYNEYIAELQERSKGHFYAAGLINWWDPKGTRETLAELKSLGLKTFLMPLNPGKDDDGNPIDYSSTAMRPVFDEIEASGVPITHHIGETPPKSPCEFNQVVVGMMINIDGFRETFSKYIFGGILDDHPSLRIGWFEGGISWVPWALQDAEHLVGSYQHMFNRPLQHDVRYYWDTHMSASFMVDPLGLQLIDQIGVDKVMWSSDYPHNESTYGYSEKSLKAVVDAVGPANAKKIVSDNITNFLGL, encoded by the coding sequence GTGGTCTTCTCGGCCGATAACCACATCTCGCTGGCCGACGACATCTTCTACGACCGCTTCCCCGACGACCTGAAGGAAAAGGCACCCCGCATCTGGTACGAGGAGGGCGCGTACCAGGTCGGCCGCAAGGGGCAGTCGTTCCTGCCGGGCGACTTCAGCGCGGTGCTGATGCAGTACGACGACCTGCCCGGCGCGGCAAGCACCAACATCGAGGCCCGGATCCAGGAGCTGCGCGAGGATGGGGTCGAAAAGGAGCTGGCCTTCCCCAACGCGGTGCTGGCGCTGTTCCACTACCCGGACAAGAAACTTCGCGAACTTGCGTTCCGCATCTACAACGAGTACATCGCAGAGCTGCAGGAGCGTTCCAAGGGTCACTTCTACGCCGCCGGATTGATCAACTGGTGGGATCCCAAGGGCACCCGCGAGACCCTGGCCGAGCTGAAATCGTTGGGGCTCAAGACCTTCCTGATGCCGCTGAATCCCGGCAAGGACGACGACGGCAACCCGATCGACTACTCCAGCACGGCAATGAGGCCGGTCTTCGACGAGATCGAGGCCTCGGGTGTCCCGATCACCCACCACATCGGGGAGACACCGCCGAAGAGCCCGTGCGAGTTCAACCAGGTCGTCGTCGGCATGATGATCAACATCGACGGATTCCGGGAGACGTTCTCCAAGTACATCTTTGGCGGCATCCTCGACGACCACCCCTCGCTGCGCATCGGCTGGTTCGAGGGCGGCATCTCCTGGGTGCCATGGGCACTGCAGGACGCCGAGCACCTGGTCGGCTCCTACCAGCACATGTTCAACCGGCCGCTCCAACACGACGTCCGCTACTACTGGGACACGCACATGAGCGCATCGTTCATGGTCGACCCGCTGGGCCTGCAGCTGATCGACCAGATCGGGGTGGACAAGGTCATGTGGTCCAGCGACTACCCGCACAACGAAAGTACGTACGGCTACTCGGAAAAGTCGCTGAAGGCCGTGGTTGACGCCGTCGGACCGGCGAACGCCAAAAAGATCGTCAGTGACAACATCACGAACTTCCTGGGACTCTAG
- a CDS encoding cytochrome P450: MTSVIDRPICPTVFDADLPNIDYERCESLEEAHEIIRRARRQAPIAIGPHGPELLTYELVRTVLRDPRFRVPQGMFLASQGITSGPLWERVATNLISLDGAAHHRLRRLVSQAFTPRATERLRTTIADVITELIDPHTGTGHCDVVTDIARRYPIPIICALLGAPAEDWELFSDWTDDIFKVFAWNVAEHERAILTAWDELDAYIDGMVADRRRTLTGDLLSELIRAEDDGDRLDADELRMLVAGLLIAGTDTTRNQLAASVQVLCDHPDQWALLARQPELATNAVEETMRHSPIASGTLRTALEDVELAGVVIPAGTLVIANTAAANRDPAVYAFPDRLAITRDGVPAMQTFGAGAHYCLGANLARLELAEALSIMARRMPNARRTGPAPWKPLTGLSGPVTLPIAFDAGH, from the coding sequence ATGACGAGCGTGATCGATCGCCCCATCTGCCCGACCGTCTTTGACGCCGACTTGCCGAACATCGACTACGAGCGTTGCGAGAGCCTCGAGGAGGCCCATGAGATCATCCGCCGCGCGCGACGACAGGCGCCGATCGCGATCGGGCCGCACGGGCCGGAGTTGCTGACGTACGAACTGGTGCGAACCGTGCTGCGCGACCCACGATTCCGGGTGCCCCAGGGCATGTTTCTCGCCTCCCAGGGCATCACCAGCGGCCCGTTGTGGGAGCGGGTCGCGACGAATCTGATCAGCCTGGATGGGGCCGCACACCATCGCCTGCGCCGGCTGGTGTCACAGGCGTTCACCCCCCGCGCTACCGAACGATTGCGCACCACGATCGCCGACGTGATCACCGAACTAATCGACCCGCACACCGGAACCGGGCACTGCGACGTGGTCACCGACATCGCGCGCCGGTACCCGATCCCGATCATCTGCGCGCTGCTCGGCGCGCCCGCCGAGGATTGGGAGCTGTTCTCGGATTGGACCGACGACATCTTCAAGGTGTTCGCCTGGAACGTCGCCGAGCACGAACGGGCGATCCTGACGGCGTGGGATGAGCTCGACGCGTACATCGACGGCATGGTCGCCGACCGGCGCCGGACGCTGACCGGCGACCTGCTCTCCGAGCTGATTCGCGCCGAGGATGACGGTGATCGCCTCGACGCCGACGAGTTACGGATGCTGGTGGCGGGCCTGCTGATCGCCGGCACCGACACCACGCGGAATCAACTCGCCGCGTCGGTTCAGGTGCTGTGCGATCACCCCGACCAGTGGGCGCTGCTCGCCCGGCAGCCCGAGCTGGCGACGAACGCGGTGGAAGAGACGATGCGTCACTCGCCGATCGCAAGCGGCACCCTCCGCACGGCCCTGGAGGACGTCGAGCTCGCCGGGGTGGTGATCCCGGCCGGCACGCTGGTCATCGCCAACACCGCCGCCGCGAATCGCGATCCCGCCGTGTACGCCTTCCCTGACCGCCTGGCCATCACCCGCGATGGTGTCCCAGCGATGCAGACCTTCGGTGCGGGCGCGCACTATTGCCTCGGTGCGAATCTCGCCAGACTTGAGCTCGCCGAAGCGCTGTCGATCATGGCGCGACGCATGCCCAACGCCCGGCGCACCGGCCCGGCCCCGTGGAAGCCACTGACCGGGCTGAGCGGGCCGGTCACGCTACCCATCGCGTTCGACGCGGGGCACTAG